One Halictus rubicundus isolate RS-2024b chromosome 10, iyHalRubi1_principal, whole genome shotgun sequence genomic window carries:
- the LOC143357867 gene encoding methanethiol oxidase-like yields MESKGSGCSNCAGPGYKSPKAAMLEGPREKLLYVVCVHTDPEKPDVLSTVDVDPASPTYCKIIHKLRMLYVGDELHHTGWNICSSCHGQPRKRDILVLPCLMSDRVYFIDTSNERAPSIKKVLSPAEVHGYGLSAIHTSHCAPTGEIMISAMGKPNGDAQGEFLRIDSETFEVKGVWTKGEQKAAFGYDFWYQPYHDVLVASEWGVPREFKRGFNITDSTDPTIYGRSLNFYSWSERKLKQTINLGDDGIAPLEVRFLHDPKASEGFVGCAVSSNVHRFYETPEGEWRTEKVIQVPAKKVEGWIAPQMPGIITDILISLDDKYLYLSNWLHGDVRQYDISDRKNPKLTGQIFLGGSILNGSKVRVIHDEELTEQPSPVYVKSRRFYGAPQMLQLSLDGTRLYVTTSMFKPWDQQFYPDQVENGSVMVKLDVDTENGGLKLDNEFLIDFGEDKNDVLLAHEMRYPGGDCTSDIWLPEHP; encoded by the exons ATGGAAAGCAAAG GGTCAGGATGTTCGAACTGCGCCGGTCCCGGTTACAAATCGCCGAAAGCTGCGATGCTCGAGGGCCCGCGCGAAAAGTTGTTGTACGTTGTTTGCGTGCACACGGATCCCGAAAAACCGGATGTGCTTTCCACCGTAGACGTGGATCCAGCGAGCCCAACCTACTGCAAG ATCATTCACAAACTACGAATGCTGTATGTCGGCGACGAACTTCATCATACGGGATGGAACATTTGCAGCAGCTGCCACGGTCAGCCGCGTAAACGGGACATCTTGGTGCTCCCGTGTCTGATGTCAGACCGTGTCTATTTCATCGACACGAGCAACGAACGAGCACCGTCCATCAAGAAG GTGTTGTCGCCGGCCGAGGTACACGGATACGGGTTATCGGCCATACATACAAGCCATTGCGCGCCTACAGGAGAGATAATGATTTCCGCGATGGGCAAGCCAAACGGTGACGCGCAAGGCGAATTCCTTCGCATCGACTCGGAGACGTTCGAGGTGAAAGGCGTGTGGACGAAGGGAGAGCAAAAAGCGGCTTTCGGTTACGATTTTTGGTACCAGCCGTATCACGACGTGCTCGTTGCCAGCGAATGGGGTGTACCCAGAGAGTTTAAACGAGGATTCAATATCACGGACAGCACCGATCCAA CAATTTACGGCAGaagtttgaatttttattcgtgGAGCGAAAGAAAGTTGAAGCAAACGATTAACTTGGGAGACGATGGAATCGCTCCTCTTGAAGTCAGGTTTCTGCACGATCCGAAAGCCAGCGAGGGTTTCGTCGGATGCGCGGTCAGTTCGAACGTGCACAGATTCTACGAAACACCGGAAGGCGAATGGCGCACCGAAAAGGTGATTCAAGTGCCTGCTAAAAAAGTCGAGGGCTGGATCGCTCCGCAAATGCCAG GTATAATTACCGACATATTGATCAGCCTCGACGACAAATATCTTTATCTCTCGAATTGGCTTCACGGAGACGTCAGACAGTACGACATCTCCGACAGGAAGAATCCAAAGTTAACCGGCCAAATCTTCCTCGGCGGGTCGATTTTAAACGGCTCGAAGGTTCGCGTGATTCACGACGAAGAATTAACCGAACAACCGAGCCCGGTTTACGTGAAGAGCCGTCGATTTTACGGCGCGCCGCAGATGCTTCAACTGAGCCTCGACGGAACGCGCTTATACGTGACCACTTCTATGTTCAAACCATGGGATCAACAATTTTATCCCGATCAAGTCGA GAACGGATCGGTAATGGTCAAGCTGGACGTGGACACGGAGAACGGTGGTTTAAAACTTGACAATGAATTTTTGATAGACTTTGGCGAGGATAAAAATGATGTACTACTTGCACACGAAATGCG GTACCCCGGAGGCGATTGCACATCCGACATATGGTTACCTGAACATCCTTGA